The proteins below come from a single Afipia felis ATCC 53690 genomic window:
- a CDS encoding LysR substrate-binding domain-containing protein, translating into MVKRAPPLHVLFAFEAVAPLSSFSKAAEELSVTRSAVSHRIQMLEEMLGSPVFDRTQRSLMPTPTGAAYLIAVRRALAALNDVAAQVGETSRKKRIALTMPPTIARMIVLPRLRSFLDQYPDVEVSIELSMSQLDYKVGDTDLDIRFGTGNHAGMESRCLLGEPIFVVASPRYAEENGLREPKDLARAQFLRSKLEIWRPWFVAAGLDWDEPRAGHRFEDLSLLYQAAASGLGVALARASLAKPLLDAGALVSLFDVTAASPYAYYLVYHQAVVERLEVASLLEHLLEGH; encoded by the coding sequence ATGGTCAAGAGGGCTCCGCCATTGCATGTGCTCTTCGCCTTTGAAGCGGTGGCGCCGCTGTCTTCTTTTTCAAAAGCGGCCGAGGAATTGAGCGTTACGCGCAGTGCGGTAAGTCACCGCATCCAAATGCTGGAGGAGATGCTTGGCAGTCCGGTTTTCGATCGCACCCAGCGATCGTTGATGCCGACGCCGACGGGAGCGGCTTATCTGATTGCTGTCAGAAGGGCGCTTGCCGCTCTGAATGATGTGGCGGCTCAGGTTGGAGAGACCTCGCGCAAGAAGCGGATTGCGCTGACGATGCCGCCCACCATCGCCAGAATGATCGTGCTTCCCCGGCTCAGGAGTTTTCTCGACCAGTATCCGGATGTTGAAGTGTCGATCGAACTCAGTATGTCGCAGCTCGACTATAAGGTTGGTGATACCGACCTCGACATTCGTTTTGGAACGGGAAACCATGCTGGCATGGAAAGCCGGTGCCTTCTCGGCGAGCCGATTTTTGTGGTGGCGAGCCCGCGCTATGCCGAGGAGAACGGTCTGCGGGAGCCGAAAGATCTGGCGCGTGCGCAGTTTCTGCGCAGTAAACTCGAAATATGGAGACCATGGTTCGTCGCTGCCGGTCTTGATTGGGACGAGCCGCGCGCCGGGCATCGCTTTGAGGATCTTTCGCTGCTCTATCAGGCTGCTGCGAGCGGGCTCGGCGTGGCTCTTGCGCGCGCATCGTTGGCGAAGCCTTTGCTCGACGCGGGAGCGCTCGTATCACTCTTCGATGTGACGGCAGCCTCACCCTACGCTTATTACCTCGTCTATCATCAGGCCGTAGTTGAACGGCT
- a CDS encoding UxaA family hydrolase, giving the protein MADSRHILKLHLDDNVGIARGAIPAGTLLEGTDVTTTQEIPAGHKVGLNPVAKGEEVRRYGQIIGFATTPILPGEHVHTHNLAMAAFDRDYAFGEGAVSVAPPDDALTFMGIKRPDGRVATRNYIAVISTVNCSASVAKKIAHHFNMSSRLDEYPNVDGIVPVTHSFGCCVEHDGEGLRQLRRTIAGFVTHANFAGAVIIGLGCEANQLKPLLASGNTAADACVVPLVMQELGGTQKTIDAGIAAIEKMLPAANKAERTPQPLSHLKVALQCGGSDGYSGITANPALGVAVDKLVAHGGTAILSETPEIYGAEHLLTRRAISREVGEKIVERIHWWEAYAERERGSIDNNPTPGNKAGGLTTILEKSLGAVAKSGMTPLMDVYRYAEPVTASGLVFMDAPGYDPMGTTGQIASGANLIAFTTGRGSCFGGKPSPSIKIATNTPMFERMRDDMDINCGSIMDGNATVQEKGQEIFETIIRVASGEQSKSETLGVGEEEFVPWMIGAQM; this is encoded by the coding sequence ATGGCGGATTCACGACACATCTTGAAACTTCACCTCGACGACAACGTCGGCATCGCACGTGGCGCGATTCCGGCTGGCACCCTTCTTGAGGGCACCGACGTCACGACCACGCAGGAAATACCCGCTGGGCATAAGGTCGGCCTCAACCCAGTCGCGAAGGGCGAAGAGGTGCGGCGTTATGGGCAGATCATTGGCTTTGCAACGACACCCATTCTTCCCGGCGAGCATGTGCACACCCACAACCTCGCAATGGCGGCGTTCGACCGCGATTATGCTTTCGGAGAAGGCGCCGTTTCCGTGGCTCCGCCCGATGATGCATTGACCTTCATGGGGATCAAGCGACCCGACGGACGCGTCGCGACGCGGAACTATATCGCCGTGATCAGCACGGTGAACTGCTCGGCGAGCGTCGCCAAGAAGATCGCGCATCACTTCAATATGTCATCCCGTCTCGACGAGTATCCCAATGTCGACGGCATCGTTCCTGTGACACACAGCTTCGGCTGCTGTGTCGAACACGATGGCGAAGGCCTGAGGCAGCTTCGCCGAACCATCGCCGGCTTCGTCACTCACGCAAATTTTGCCGGCGCCGTGATCATCGGCCTCGGCTGCGAAGCCAATCAATTGAAGCCACTCCTCGCCTCCGGAAACACGGCAGCAGATGCATGCGTGGTCCCACTCGTCATGCAAGAACTCGGAGGAACCCAGAAAACGATAGATGCGGGAATCGCGGCCATCGAGAAGATGCTCCCCGCCGCCAATAAGGCTGAACGTACCCCGCAGCCTTTGTCTCATCTGAAGGTCGCTCTGCAGTGTGGCGGATCGGATGGCTATTCGGGAATCACCGCCAACCCGGCCCTTGGCGTGGCCGTGGACAAGCTCGTGGCCCACGGCGGCACGGCAATCCTATCGGAGACACCGGAAATCTATGGCGCCGAACATCTTCTTACACGCCGCGCCATCAGCAGGGAAGTCGGCGAAAAGATCGTGGAGCGGATTCACTGGTGGGAGGCTTACGCCGAGCGCGAACGTGGCAGCATCGACAATAATCCGACCCCCGGCAACAAGGCGGGTGGCCTGACCACGATTCTCGAGAAGTCGCTTGGTGCTGTCGCTAAAAGCGGGATGACGCCGCTGATGGATGTCTATCGCTATGCCGAACCTGTGACCGCGTCCGGTCTCGTCTTTATGGATGCACCGGGATACGACCCGATGGGCACCACGGGACAAATCGCGAGCGGCGCAAACCTGATCGCTTTTACGACCGGGCGCGGATCCTGTTTCGGCGGCAAGCCATCGCCCTCCATTAAGATCGCAACGAATACGCCGATGTTTGAGCGCATGCGCGACGACATGGACATCAACTGCGGCTCGATCATGGACGGCAACGCGACGGTGCAGGAAAAGGGACAAGAGATTTTCGAAACCATCATCCGCGTTGCTTCAGGCGAGCAAAGCAAGAGCGAGACGCTTGGTGTCGGCGAGGAAGAATTCGTACCGTGGATGATCGGCGCCCAGATGTAA